The following coding sequences are from one Novosphingobium sp. KACC 22771 window:
- the acpA gene encoding acid phosphatase — protein sequence MTKETEIPVEGMGPNRPENPERRLVLGVLGAAGLALAGSERGMAGGVKPARSSPPSRAQLDASLHRHIETVVVIYAENRSFNNLFANFPGLEQPLAKVPPERFLQRDRDGSVLKQLPKIWEGLVPSKQVVEHREYLIGPDDLPPLPNAPFALSTPEGDPLPHGLVTRDLVHSFYNNQLQINGGRNDGFVAWGDSGALVMGHYGDVSANLRLWNIAREFTLCDNFFMGAFGGSFLNHQYLIAAQPPFYSDAAHSPASGRIAQVEGVDPKGIRLKLKASSPASAKDGPPQFVPSTLSPDFWAVNTMLPPYAPTYELDPDRPGYANRSSANTLVPQSHKTIGDQLSAKGVEWAWFSGGWAAALDGHLNSNDFPSRPNFQPHHQPFNYYTQFAPGTQARARHLRDAGMGETARTNTFLAAARDGQLPPVSFYKPQGNLNMHAGYSDVDAGDRHIAGVIEALRNSPQWSKMLVIVTFDENGGWWDHVAPPKGDRWGPGTRIPAIIVSPHARKGTVDHTIYDTGSIARFLIRRFGLETLPGLVEREKAMIAAGGPPPGDLTGALDLA from the coding sequence ATGACCAAAGAGACTGAAATCCCGGTGGAAGGCATGGGGCCCAACAGACCGGAAAACCCCGAACGCCGCCTTGTTCTGGGCGTGTTGGGTGCTGCTGGCCTCGCTCTGGCCGGATCGGAGCGGGGCATGGCGGGAGGCGTAAAGCCCGCCCGATCATCCCCGCCATCACGCGCGCAGCTCGATGCTTCTTTGCACCGGCATATTGAAACAGTCGTCGTAATCTATGCGGAAAACCGCAGCTTCAACAATCTGTTTGCCAATTTTCCGGGCCTTGAACAGCCGCTGGCCAAGGTGCCGCCAGAGCGTTTTCTCCAGCGCGACCGGGACGGCAGCGTGCTGAAACAACTGCCCAAAATATGGGAAGGGCTGGTGCCCAGCAAGCAGGTCGTCGAGCACCGGGAGTATCTGATCGGCCCGGACGATCTGCCGCCGCTCCCCAATGCACCTTTCGCATTGTCAACGCCGGAGGGCGATCCGCTGCCCCATGGTCTTGTGACCCGCGATCTCGTTCACAGCTTCTACAACAACCAGCTTCAAATCAACGGCGGCCGCAATGATGGCTTCGTGGCTTGGGGCGACAGCGGCGCGTTGGTGATGGGCCATTACGGCGATGTTTCGGCCAACCTGCGCCTGTGGAACATCGCCCGCGAATTCACGCTGTGCGACAATTTCTTCATGGGCGCTTTTGGGGGGTCTTTCCTCAATCACCAATATCTGATTGCGGCGCAGCCACCCTTCTATTCCGACGCCGCCCACAGCCCCGCCAGCGGACGAATCGCTCAGGTGGAAGGCGTTGATCCCAAGGGAATCCGCCTCAAGCTGAAAGCGAGTTCACCGGCCAGCGCGAAGGACGGCCCGCCGCAATTCGTGCCCAGTACGCTTTCGCCCGATTTCTGGGCAGTCAACACCATGTTGCCGCCCTATGCGCCGACCTATGAACTGGATCCGGATCGCCCCGGTTACGCGAACCGATCCAGTGCCAACACGCTGGTGCCCCAAAGCCATAAAACGATTGGCGACCAGCTTTCGGCCAAGGGTGTGGAATGGGCATGGTTTTCCGGCGGGTGGGCAGCAGCGCTGGACGGTCATCTTAACAGCAATGACTTTCCCTCACGGCCAAACTTCCAGCCGCATCACCAGCCTTTCAATTATTACACGCAGTTTGCCCCCGGCACGCAGGCGCGCGCACGTCATCTACGCGATGCAGGCATGGGCGAGACGGCGCGGACCAACACATTTCTCGCCGCCGCTCGCGATGGACAATTGCCGCCCGTCAGCTTTTACAAGCCGCAGGGCAATCTCAACATGCATGCAGGCTATTCGGATGTGGATGCCGGGGATCGGCATATCGCGGGCGTGATCGAGGCGCTGCGCAACAGCCCGCAATGGTCAAAGATGCTGGTTATTGTGACGTTTGACGAGAATGGTGGATGGTGGGATCACGTCGCGCCGCCCAAGGGCGATCGTTGGGGGCCGGGCACGCGTATTCCGGCCATTATCGTATCGCCCCATGCGCGCAAGGGCACGGTCGATCACACCATCTATGACACAGGATCCATCGCCCGTTTTCTGATCCGGCGCTTTGGGCTGGAAACCCTGCCCGGACTGGTCGAACGCGAAAAGGCGATGATCGCGGCAGGAGGCCCGCCCCCCGGCGACCTGACCGGCGCGCTGGACCTGGCCTGA
- the hisI gene encoding phosphoribosyl-AMP cyclohydrolase — protein MNMFSQRRNVEQVELGAELAPRFDADGLIPAIVVDGVTNAILMLGYMNAQALEQTIVTRQAHFWSRSRKALWRKGEHSGFAQTVERMLIDDDQDAVILHVRVDGPGSCHVGFRSCFYREVDLDQQSRDTPIRLNRSEPAPAFDAGTVYAGLPNPTQV, from the coding sequence ATGAATATGTTCTCACAACGTAGGAATGTCGAGCAAGTCGAACTGGGGGCGGAACTTGCACCGCGGTTTGATGCTGATGGTTTGATCCCGGCGATTGTGGTCGACGGGGTGACAAACGCCATCCTCATGCTCGGCTATATGAATGCGCAGGCGCTCGAGCAGACGATTGTGACCCGGCAGGCCCATTTCTGGTCGCGCAGTCGAAAGGCACTGTGGCGCAAGGGCGAGCATAGCGGCTTTGCCCAAACCGTCGAGCGTATGCTGATCGACGACGATCAGGACGCAGTGATCCTGCATGTCCGTGTTGACGGGCCGGGCAGTTGCCACGTCGGGTTCCGCTCCTGCTTTTATCGCGAGGTCGATCTGGACCAGCAGAGCCGCGATACGCCCATCCGCCTAAACCGTAGCGAACCGGCTCCTGCCTTCGACGCGGGAACTGTCTATGCTGGCTTGCCAAACCCGACGCAAGTTTAA
- a CDS encoding CobW family GTP-binding protein has protein sequence MSALLSGHETLIPVSVLTGFLGSGKTTLLNRLVQSPQMNRVLVIINEFGAVSLDHDLIARSSEDLVVEMMGGCLCCTIRGDLLATLRNAPWRFARDGVCWFDRVVIETTGLADPAPILHTLMTDDHLRTLYRLDGVIATVDAVHGMATLDTQEEAVKQAAVADRILLTKTDLAEAEDQRALAARLSILNPAAPLIDVVHGDVSPDVLFNAGLYNPETKSNDVRRWLAAETYEVHHHGHEHEHEHEHEHEHEHGHHHHDVNRHDDRIRATCLTFDDPLQAHAFERWLDILAMFKGADILRIKGIVNLAEEPRPVVIHGVQHIFHPPVLLDAWPSEDRRTRLVFITRDISAEDLRGTLALMTIGLEQFGLQGLVSAVPAQGLLAETIGSQG, from the coding sequence ATGAGCGCGTTGCTGTCCGGCCATGAAACGCTAATTCCGGTTTCCGTGCTCACCGGTTTTCTTGGCAGCGGCAAGACCACCTTGCTCAACCGCCTTGTGCAGTCGCCCCAGATGAACCGGGTGCTCGTCATCATCAACGAGTTCGGCGCCGTCAGCCTCGACCACGACCTGATTGCGCGGTCGAGCGAGGATCTGGTCGTGGAAATGATGGGCGGCTGTTTGTGCTGCACCATTCGCGGCGATTTGCTGGCCACCTTGCGCAATGCGCCTTGGCGGTTTGCCCGCGATGGTGTCTGCTGGTTTGACCGCGTGGTGATCGAGACCACGGGCCTCGCTGATCCTGCCCCCATCCTGCACACGCTGATGACCGACGATCATCTGCGCACGCTCTACCGGCTGGATGGCGTGATCGCGACGGTCGATGCCGTCCATGGCATGGCCACCCTCGATACTCAGGAGGAAGCGGTCAAGCAGGCGGCCGTGGCTGATCGCATTCTGCTTACCAAGACGGATCTGGCAGAGGCAGAAGACCAGCGGGCACTCGCTGCAAGGCTGAGCATCCTTAACCCCGCCGCGCCTCTCATCGATGTCGTACATGGAGACGTGTCCCCCGATGTTCTCTTCAACGCCGGGCTCTACAACCCCGAAACCAAGAGCAACGATGTGCGCCGCTGGCTGGCGGCCGAAACCTACGAAGTCCATCACCATGGCCATGAGCATGAGCATGAGCATGAGCATGAGCATGAGCATGAGCACGGTCACCACCACCACGATGTCAACCGGCATGATGATCGCATCCGCGCAACCTGCCTGACCTTCGATGACCCCCTGCAGGCGCATGCCTTTGAACGCTGGCTCGATATCCTTGCCATGTTCAAGGGGGCGGACATTTTGCGCATCAAGGGCATCGTGAATCTGGCCGAAGAACCAAGGCCTGTGGTGATCCATGGAGTGCAGCATATCTTTCATCCGCCCGTCCTGCTGGACGCTTGGCCATCCGAGGATCGGCGCACGCGGCTGGTCTTCATCACCCGCGATATCAGCGCGGAGGATCTGCGCGGCACTCTGGCTCTCATGACGATCGGGCTTGAGCAATTTGGTTTGCAGGGCTTGGTCAGCGCTGTTCCGGCGCAGGGCCTGCTTGCTGAAACTATTGGAAGTCAGGGATGA
- a CDS encoding DUF1826 domain-containing protein — protein MMMLAQSAGDLDDGVAIEQGDPAVLDAVRRPEVHLAIWSRPLPDALRWITGLDHETIDDLTFHAELADIDRQISHELAEAGYPVSDGLVALGHDIAELAHRFAALLVLTQVKVRLEVIETDACRKFHADVVTARLLTTYAGQGTQWTQTRGGDDAPIRQMRAGDVGIFKGRLSVGEPQILHRSPPIAGTGESRLLLAIDPWPSAAPHPPTCENAS, from the coding sequence ATGATGATGCTGGCGCAGAGTGCTGGAGATCTGGACGATGGCGTGGCCATTGAACAGGGCGATCCGGCAGTGCTGGATGCGGTGCGGCGGCCAGAGGTGCATCTGGCCATCTGGTCCCGGCCCCTACCCGATGCCCTGCGCTGGATAACAGGGCTGGACCATGAAACGATTGATGACCTTACGTTTCATGCCGAGCTTGCTGACATCGACCGCCAGATAAGCCATGAACTCGCAGAAGCAGGCTATCCCGTCAGCGACGGTCTTGTGGCGCTGGGGCATGATATTGCTGAACTAGCCCACCGCTTCGCCGCGCTGTTGGTCCTGACACAGGTCAAGGTCCGGCTGGAGGTGATCGAGACAGATGCCTGCCGCAAATTTCATGCAGATGTCGTAACGGCGCGACTGCTGACAACCTATGCGGGCCAAGGCACGCAATGGACGCAAACGCGCGGCGGCGATGACGCGCCCATTCGTCAGATGCGCGCCGGAGACGTAGGGATCTTCAAGGGCCGGCTTTCGGTGGGCGAGCCGCAAATCCTCCACCGCTCGCCCCCCATCGCGGGGACAGGCGAGAGTCGGCTGCTGCTGGCGATCGACCCTTGGCCCAGCGCCGCGCCCCATCCCCCCACTTGCGAAAACGCTTCATGA
- a CDS encoding GTP-binding protein: MTSSPMQSSSHNLLPVTVLSGFLGAGKTTLLNHILANREGLRVAVIVNDMSEVNIDADLVRGGDAALSRSEETLVEMTNGCICCTLRDDLLQEVRNLAQAGRFDYLVIESTGISEPLPVASTFSFRDEAGVSLGDVAQLDTMVTVVDAINLLKDYSSQDFLADRGESLGDDDTRSLVGLLVEQIEFADVVVINKASSISPDQLAVVKKLVASLNADARIVTCDHGKVKLDTILATGLFDEEKAAQHPLWAKELYGYANHVPETEEYGIESFVYRARQPFDPARFHAFLTTGGLDHVVRAKGHFWLATRPDFVGELAVAGSQTVTSRLGRWWGSIPKNQWPEEDRFERFVARHWDPIWGDRRQELVFIGIDMDEARIRKELDACLLPVKAFTPEMWIGRRDPFPSWERAQEMA, encoded by the coding sequence ATGACCTCCTCACCCATGCAATCTTCGTCCCACAACCTGCTGCCTGTCACAGTGCTGTCCGGCTTCCTCGGTGCAGGCAAAACCACGCTGCTCAACCATATTCTCGCCAACCGCGAGGGCTTGCGCGTTGCCGTCATCGTCAATGACATGTCGGAAGTGAACATTGACGCCGATCTGGTGCGCGGGGGCGATGCCGCCCTGTCGCGCAGCGAGGAAACGCTGGTCGAGATGACCAATGGCTGTATCTGCTGCACCTTGCGCGATGATCTGCTGCAGGAGGTGCGCAATCTGGCGCAAGCGGGGCGGTTTGACTATTTGGTCATTGAGAGCACCGGGATTTCCGAACCCCTGCCGGTTGCCTCCACCTTCTCGTTCCGTGACGAGGCGGGCGTGTCGCTGGGCGATGTGGCGCAGCTCGACACGATGGTGACCGTGGTCGACGCGATCAACCTGCTGAAGGATTATTCCAGCCAAGACTTCCTCGCAGATCGCGGCGAGTCGCTGGGCGATGACGACACGCGCAGCCTCGTCGGCCTGTTGGTCGAGCAAATCGAGTTTGCCGATGTGGTGGTCATCAACAAGGCGTCCTCGATCTCGCCCGATCAATTGGCGGTGGTGAAGAAACTTGTCGCCAGTCTCAACGCCGATGCCCGCATCGTCACTTGCGACCATGGCAAGGTAAAGCTCGACACCATCCTCGCCACCGGCCTGTTCGACGAGGAAAAGGCCGCGCAGCATCCACTATGGGCCAAGGAATTGTATGGCTATGCCAACCATGTTCCTGAAACGGAAGAATATGGCATCGAGAGCTTTGTCTATCGCGCTCGCCAGCCTTTCGATCCAGCGCGCTTCCATGCCTTTCTGACCACGGGTGGCCTCGACCATGTAGTGCGCGCCAAGGGTCATTTCTGGCTGGCGACACGGCCTGATTTCGTAGGTGAACTCGCCGTGGCGGGCAGCCAGACCGTCACATCCCGCCTAGGGCGATGGTGGGGCAGCATCCCCAAGAACCAATGGCCCGAAGAAGATCGCTTCGAACGCTTTGTGGCCCGACACTGGGATCCGATCTGGGGCGACCGGCGGCAGGAACTGGTGTTCATCGGCATCGACATGGACGAGGCACGCATCCGTAAGGAACTTGATGCCTGTTTGCTGCCAGTAAAGGCCTTCACGCCAGAGATGTGGATCGGCCGGCGCGACCCCTTCCCGTCGTGGGAACGCGCCCAGGAGATGGCATGA
- a CDS encoding O-acetylhomoserine aminocarboxypropyltransferase/cysteine synthase family protein: MKIETLAIHAGYKPDPTTRSVAVPVYQTVAYAFDNAQHGADLFDLKVAGNIYTRIMNPTQDVLEQRVAALEGGIAALALASGMAAITAAIQTLAEAGDNIVSSTTLYGGTYNLFAHTLPQQGIDVRFADPRDPAAFAALIDDRTKAVFCESVGNPLGNVTDFEALAAVAHARGVPLVVDNTVPSPYLCRPFEHGADIVVHSLTKYLGGHGNSVGGAIVDSGKFPWAEHKDRFPRLNQPDPSYHGVIYTEALGAAAFIGRARVVPLRNMGAALSPLNAFLILQGIETLALRMDRICDNAQAIAEALQAHPKVASVNYAGLADHPDHALVGKYLSGKASGIVSFNLKTDDPDPRAAGARFLDALQLFTRLVNIGDAKSLATHPASTTHRQLNTEELAKAGVSEGMVRLSVGIEHIDDLLADLDQALAAV, from the coding sequence TTGAAGATCGAAACCCTTGCCATCCATGCCGGCTATAAGCCCGATCCCACCACGCGATCAGTGGCTGTGCCGGTGTATCAGACGGTTGCCTATGCCTTTGACAATGCGCAGCACGGCGCAGATCTGTTTGACCTCAAGGTGGCGGGCAATATTTACACCCGCATCATGAACCCCACGCAGGATGTGCTGGAGCAGCGCGTTGCGGCGCTCGAAGGGGGCATTGCCGCGCTGGCGCTGGCCTCGGGCATGGCGGCCATCACGGCCGCCATCCAGACGCTGGCCGAGGCGGGCGACAATATCGTTTCCTCCACCACGCTTTATGGCGGCACGTATAATCTGTTTGCCCATACGTTGCCCCAGCAAGGCATCGACGTGCGCTTTGCCGATCCGCGCGATCCGGCGGCCTTTGCCGCGCTGATCGACGATCGCACCAAGGCGGTGTTCTGCGAAAGCGTAGGCAATCCGCTGGGCAATGTCACCGATTTTGAAGCGCTGGCGGCGGTGGCTCATGCGCGCGGGGTTCCGCTGGTGGTGGATAACACCGTGCCCAGCCCCTATCTGTGCCGCCCGTTTGAGCATGGCGCGGATATTGTCGTGCATTCGCTGACCAAATATCTGGGCGGCCATGGCAATTCGGTGGGCGGCGCGATTGTGGACTCGGGCAAATTTCCATGGGCCGAGCATAAGGACCGCTTTCCTCGCCTGAACCAGCCAGATCCGTCCTATCATGGCGTGATCTATACCGAGGCGCTAGGCGCTGCGGCCTTCATCGGGCGGGCGCGGGTGGTGCCGCTGCGCAATATGGGGGCGGCGCTTTCGCCTTTGAATGCTTTTCTGATCCTGCAAGGGATTGAGACGCTGGCGCTGCGGATGGACCGCATTTGCGACAATGCGCAGGCGATTGCTGAGGCCTTGCAGGCACATCCCAAGGTGGCCTCGGTCAATTATGCTGGCCTTGCCGATCATCCCGATCATGCGCTGGTGGGCAAATATCTCTCGGGCAAGGCCAGCGGCATCGTCTCCTTCAATCTCAAGACCGATGACCCAGACCCGCGCGCGGCGGGCGCACGTTTCCTCGATGCGCTGCAATTGTTCACCCGCTTGGTCAACATCGGCGATGCCAAGTCGCTGGCCACCCATCCGGCCTCGACTACGCACCGTCAGCTGAATACGGAAGAGCTGGCTAAGGCGGGCGTGTCGGAGGGCATGGTACGGCTTTCGGTCGGCATTGAGCATATCGACGATCTGCTCGCCGATCTGGATCAGGCTCTGGCGGCCGTTTGA
- a CDS encoding methanobactin export MATE transporter MbnM — protein MKHLSRWIMALAALVTLTGALRPAALYDWHLPAWMPPPPPTPDNPMSTAKVELGRYLFYDARLSADDTIACASCHLQSHGFADARAKGVGVGGEVGTRNVPGLANVAYFPVLTWGNPLLKHLEHQALIPIFGISPPEMAMEGREEAMIARLSADPAYLPLFGRAFPDSRGEVTLKRITQAIAAFERSLISYNAPYDRYKYGGQTSAISDAAKRGEALFFSHDLECYHCHTGANFTDNFASARSRQPEVGYHNNGLYDLDGKGAYPFDAVGIKEHTGRAEDMGRFRTPSLRNVAVTAPYMHDGSLPTLRDVIRHYAAGGHVTMVDGHRSDGRNSPLKDPLLGGFDITPDQEDDLVAFLESLTDRQFLTNSHFSDPWPAAHPARKNRRNEAK, from the coding sequence ATGAAGCATCTTTCCCGCTGGATCATGGCGCTGGCCGCGCTGGTCACGCTGACCGGAGCGCTGCGCCCCGCCGCACTCTATGACTGGCACTTACCGGCATGGATGCCCCCGCCGCCGCCCACGCCCGACAATCCCATGAGCACGGCCAAGGTCGAGTTGGGGCGGTATCTGTTCTACGATGCCCGCCTTTCCGCAGATGACACGATCGCCTGTGCCTCATGCCATCTTCAAAGCCACGGCTTTGCCGATGCGCGCGCCAAGGGTGTGGGCGTGGGCGGCGAAGTGGGCACGCGCAATGTGCCGGGCCTCGCCAATGTCGCCTATTTTCCGGTGCTGACCTGGGGCAATCCGCTGCTCAAACATCTCGAGCATCAGGCTTTGATCCCGATCTTCGGCATTTCTCCGCCCGAAATGGCGATGGAAGGGCGTGAAGAGGCGATGATCGCACGCCTCTCTGCCGATCCAGCCTATCTGCCGCTGTTCGGTCGTGCCTTTCCGGATTCGCGCGGGGAGGTAACGCTTAAACGCATCACGCAAGCCATCGCCGCCTTCGAGCGCAGCCTTATCAGCTATAACGCGCCCTATGACCGCTACAAATATGGTGGCCAGACCAGCGCCATTTCCGATGCTGCCAAGCGCGGTGAGGCGCTGTTCTTTTCGCATGATCTGGAATGCTATCACTGCCATACCGGCGCCAATTTCACCGATAATTTCGCTTCGGCGCGCAGCCGCCAGCCGGAAGTGGGCTATCACAACAACGGCCTCTATGATCTCGATGGCAAGGGCGCCTATCCCTTTGACGCGGTGGGGATCAAGGAACACACCGGCCGCGCCGAAGATATGGGCCGTTTCCGCACGCCCTCTTTGCGCAATGTGGCGGTCACCGCGCCCTATATGCATGATGGCTCCTTGCCGACCTTGCGCGATGTGATCCGCCATTATGCCGCAGGCGGACATGTCACGATGGTGGACGGGCACCGCTCTGACGGGCGCAACAGCCCCTTGAAGGACCCTTTGCTGGGCGGCTTCGATATTACGCCGGATCAGGAGGACGATCTGGTCGCTTTTCTCGAAAGTCTGACGGACCGTCAGTTCCTCACCAATTCACATTTCTCCGACCCTTGGCCTGCAGCGCATCCGGCACGCAAGAATCGGAGAAATGAAGCGAAATAG
- a CDS encoding TonB family protein: MSLLHPCWLRPLAWGLVLAGHGALAALFLPAAPSTPAMGQAISVALVLPSADHGKAKAEQRPAPRQPQARPHQASHSAASPQAVSAAALAPAGSGSALSVSLPPASPVSAQGDSAQRADTPATGCGKPDYGTLVALELNRLKRYPATARAAHISGAVTFAYVVDAKGRITRTDLVRSSGYGDIDEAAAALFDAAHLPPPPEGQFRSTVTIRYALTER; this comes from the coding sequence ATGAGCCTGCTGCATCCCTGCTGGCTGCGGCCACTGGCTTGGGGGCTGGTGCTGGCGGGGCATGGCGCGCTGGCGGCGCTGTTCCTGCCCGCGGCGCCATCCACGCCAGCGATGGGCCAGGCGATCAGCGTGGCGCTGGTGCTGCCCTCCGCCGACCACGGCAAGGCCAAGGCAGAGCAACGGCCTGCCCCGCGCCAGCCACAGGCCCGACCGCATCAAGCCAGCCACAGCGCAGCATCTCCGCAAGCCGTCTCCGCCGCCGCTCTCGCACCTGCGGGGAGCGGGTCGGCGTTGAGCGTCAGCCTCCCCCCTGCCTCGCCGGTCTCCGCTCAAGGCGATAGCGCCCAGCGCGCCGACACACCTGCGACCGGCTGTGGCAAGCCCGATTACGGCACTTTGGTCGCGCTCGAATTGAACCGGCTCAAACGCTATCCCGCCACCGCCCGTGCCGCCCATATCTCCGGTGCGGTGACTTTCGCCTATGTGGTGGACGCCAAGGGGCGAATCACCCGCACCGATCTCGTCCGTTCCTCGGGTTATGGCGACATAGACGAAGCCGCCGCCGCGCTGTTCGACGCCGCCCACTTGCCCCCGCCACCCGAGGGACAATTCCGCTCGACCGTCACCATCCGTTATGCCCTCACGGAGCGCTGA
- a CDS encoding ExbD/TolR family protein has translation MRPSQRLAGTGHRPLAEINVTPLVDVMLVLLAIFMVTAPMLVASIKVDLPEAAAARPQDKREPVVISIRADGSLALGHEGVTEGDLVAKVAAQTQGDKARPILVNADRATPHGRVVAVMDRMMQGGFTRFGIIADPAAAPR, from the coding sequence ATGCGCCCATCACAACGCCTTGCCGGAACAGGCCACCGCCCGCTGGCGGAGATCAACGTCACGCCCCTGGTGGATGTGATGCTGGTGCTGCTGGCGATCTTCATGGTCACCGCGCCGATGCTGGTGGCCAGCATCAAGGTTGACCTGCCAGAGGCCGCCGCTGCCCGACCGCAGGACAAGCGCGAGCCGGTGGTGATCTCGATCCGCGCCGATGGCTCGCTGGCGCTGGGGCATGAGGGAGTGACGGAAGGCGATCTGGTGGCAAAGGTTGCCGCGCAGACTCAGGGCGATAAGGCCCGCCCGATCCTCGTCAACGCCGACCGCGCCACCCCGCATGGCCGCGTGGTGGCGGTGATGGACCGGATGATGCAGGGTGGCTTCACCCGCTTTGGCATCATCGCCGATCCGGCGGCGGCCCCGCGATGA
- a CDS encoding MotA/TolQ/ExbB proton channel family protein, whose translation MIELTPLGLFAVAGPVGKAVLVLLALVSAYAWVLIAEGVFVTRRLARAVEQAEQGAEPALLASMTKAGGGEASSHLAGETTGEVRLRIEDAMLRAARRIVEEAESGLTGLAITASAAPFVGLFGTVWGIIGSFAGIAHAGDTSLATVAPGIAEALAATAFGLAAAIPAMVGYNRLGRH comes from the coding sequence ATGATCGAACTCACACCGCTCGGCTTGTTTGCGGTCGCAGGGCCCGTGGGCAAGGCTGTGCTGGTGCTGCTGGCGCTGGTTTCGGCCTATGCGTGGGTGCTGATTGCCGAAGGCGTGTTTGTCACCCGCCGCCTCGCCCGCGCTGTGGAGCAGGCGGAACAGGGCGCAGAGCCAGCCCTGCTCGCATCCATGACCAAGGCTGGGGGTGGCGAAGCCTCCAGCCACCTCGCCGGCGAAACCACAGGCGAGGTCCGCTTGCGGATCGAGGACGCGATGCTGCGCGCCGCGCGCCGCATCGTCGAAGAGGCCGAAAGTGGGCTGACCGGCCTTGCCATCACCGCATCGGCAGCGCCCTTTGTGGGACTGTTCGGCACGGTTTGGGGCATCATCGGCAGCTTTGCGGGCATTGCCCATGCGGGCGACACCAGCCTCGCTACGGTTGCCCCCGGAATTGCCGAAGCGCTGGCCGCCACAGCCTTTGGCCTTGCCGCCGCAATCCCCGCCATGGTGGGCTATAACCGGCTGGGGCGACACTGA
- a CDS encoding MbnP family copper-binding protein, producing the protein MRLTPLIAAATLVGSAAQAAPAPQHFSIPFAAEIAGKPFTCSAEYRGLGKVPAVARVGDFRLYISEVALIRKDGAAVPLALDQDGQWQYKGVALIDFEDGTANCANGTSATNTTLRGTAPKGDYTGIAFTVGVPFELNHGDVTQAPPPLNMTSMAWAWQLGFRFWKIELSSLPDPIPAPSADPFNPLRPSHWSIHLGSTECASASVTTAPKAPCANPNRIAVRLTGFDPAKGVVIDPTEALAESNLLANTPRTSSGCMSFVNDPDCAPLFYRLGLPFNGVAPGAQKLVKAR; encoded by the coding sequence ATGCGCCTTACCCCTTTGATCGCCGCCGCCACGCTGGTCGGCAGCGCCGCGCAAGCCGCGCCCGCGCCGCAACATTTTTCGATTCCCTTCGCCGCCGAAATCGCGGGCAAGCCCTTCACCTGCTCTGCCGAATATCGCGGGCTGGGCAAGGTTCCCGCAGTCGCCCGCGTCGGTGATTTCCGGCTCTACATTTCCGAGGTGGCGCTGATCCGCAAGGATGGCGCAGCCGTGCCCCTTGCCCTCGATCAGGATGGCCAATGGCAATACAAGGGCGTGGCCCTCATTGATTTCGAGGATGGCACTGCCAATTGCGCCAATGGCACCAGTGCCACCAACACCACCCTGCGCGGCACCGCGCCCAAGGGGGACTATACCGGCATCGCCTTCACCGTCGGCGTCCCGTTTGAACTCAACCACGGCGATGTGACGCAGGCGCCGCCCCCGCTTAACATGACCTCGATGGCATGGGCATGGCAATTGGGCTTCCGCTTCTGGAAGATAGAACTCTCCAGCCTGCCCGATCCGATCCCTGCCCCCTCTGCCGATCCGTTCAACCCGCTGCGGCCATCGCATTGGTCGATCCATCTGGGTTCCACCGAATGCGCCTCGGCCTCGGTTACCACCGCGCCCAAGGCGCCTTGTGCCAACCCCAACCGCATTGCTGTGAGGCTCACAGGCTTTGATCCGGCCAAGGGCGTGGTGATCGATCCTACCGAAGCACTGGCGGAATCGAACCTGCTCGCCAACACGCCGCGCACCTCGTCGGGTTGCATGAGCTTTGTGAACGATCCTGATTGCGCGCCTCTATTCTATCGCCTGGGCTTGCCCTTCAACGGCGTCGCGCCCGGTGCTCAAAAGCTGGTGAAGGCACGATGA